A DNA window from Onthophagus taurus isolate NC chromosome 1, IU_Otau_3.0, whole genome shotgun sequence contains the following coding sequences:
- the LOC111426955 gene encoding ubiquitin carboxyl-terminal hydrolase 39, which produces MEEPEAKKLKLEVKEEELVETKASIQLCPYLDTINRQYLDFDFEKLCSVSLTRINVYACLVCGKYFQGRGTNTHAYTHSVAEGHHVYLNLHTLKFYCLPDNYEIIDSSLDDIKYVLNPTFTQDQIERLDKSMKLSRAIDGSMYMPGIVGLNNIKANDYCNVVLQSLSHVIRLRDYFLREQNYSKIKRPPGDSAFLLVQRFGELMRKLWNPRNFKAHVSPHEMLQAVVLWSRKKFQFTQQGDPIDFLSWFLNALHRALNGSKKKDSSIIYKCFLGSMKIYSRKIPPTDLDDKQKRALMATAEYQEEISESPFLYLTCDLPPPPLFIDEFRENIIPQVNLYQLLTKFNGQTEKEYKTYKENFMKKFEITKMPPYLILYIKRFTKNTFFIEKNPTIVNFPVKNIDFGELLSPEVKKQHKNTIYDLIANIVHDGEPGKGTYRVHILQKSTGKWYEMQDLHVSDILPQMITLTEAYIQIYEVKTQ; this is translated from the exons ATGGAAGAACCTGAAGCAAagaaattaaagcttgaag TTAAAGAAGAGGAATTAGTTGAAACAAAAg caAGTATTCAATTATGCCCTTATCTGGATACAATCAACAGACAATACCTTGactttgattttgaaaagCTTTGTTCTGTTTCATTGACCAGAATCAACGTGTACGCTTGTTTGGTTTgtggaaaatattttcagggTCGAGGTACAAATACCCATGCTTACACTCACTCTGTAGCAGAGGGACATCATgtgtatttaaatttacatacactaaaattttattgtttaccggataattatgaaataattg ATTCATCATTGGATGatattaaatatgttttaaatccAACCTTTACCCAAGATCAAATTGAAAGGTTAGATAAAAGCATGAAATTATCAAGGGCGATCGATGGATCAATGTATATGCCTGGAATTGTTGGATTAAACAACATTAAAGCTAATGATTATTGTAATGTTGTTTTGcaa tcttTAAGCCATGTAATTCGATTACGCGATTATTTTTTGAGAGAACAAAACTACAGCAAAATAAAAAGACCCCCTGGTGATTCAGCTTTCTTATTGGTACAAAGATTCGGTGAATTAATGCGAAAATTATGGAACCCTCGCAATTTTAAAGCTCACGTATCTCCGCACGAAATGTTACAAGCAGTTGTATTATGGagtagaaaaaaatttcaatttacacAACAAGGCGATCCAATCGATTTTTTATCTTGGTTTTTAAACGCTTTACATCGAGCTTTAAATGgttcaaagaaaaaagataGTTCGATAATATACAAGTGCTTTTTGGGTTCGATGAAAATTTATAGTAGAAAAATTCCCCCAACTGATTTGGATGATAAACAAAAAAGGGCTCTTATGGCTACTGCTGAGTATCAAGAAGAAATTTCTGAATCgccttttttatatttgacgTGTGATTTACCTCCACCTCCTTTATTCATTGACGAATTTCGTGAAAATATTATTCCTCAAGTTAATCTTTACCAGcttttaactaaatttaatggTCAGACTGAAAAGGAATATAAAACATACaaggaaaattttatgaagaaatttgaaatcacgaaaatgccgccttatttaattttgtatattaaGAGGTTTACCAAAAATACCTTCTTCATTGAAAAAAATCCTACCATAGTGAATTTTCCAGTAAA gaATATTGATTTTGGAGAATTATTAAGCCCTGAAGTTAAAAAGCAACACAAAAACACTATTTATGATCTTATAGCGAATATAGTTCATGATGGTGAACCTGGAAAAGGAACTTACCGTGtacatattttacaaaaatctaCCGGGAAATGGTATGAGATGCAAGATTTGCACGTTTCTGATATCTTACCTCAAATGATTACTTTAACTGAGGCTTATATTCAAATATATGAAGTGAAGActcaatga
- the LOC111426963 gene encoding casein kinase II subunit alpha-like gives MTTCPVRTIAKIYSDALVNKPKEFWDYDNFTPQYQAIESYCLIRKLGRGKYSEVFEALDELNNEKVVIKILKPVKKRKVKREIKILEELRGGINIIKLYGVISINSLYTGLIFEQVHNVDFKHIYFTLSEFDTRFYLYELLKALNFCHSKGIMHRDVKPHNIIVDQSQRKLRLIDWGLAEFYHPGQEYNVRVASRYFKGPELLVEYGYYDYSLDMWSLGCMFASMIFRKEPFFSGNDNYDQLVRIVKVLGTQLFYQYMEKYNICISSHFQELIGQHNRKKWERFIKTENEYLVSEDALDLLENLLRYDHMERITAKDALEHRYFAPVVRYNKTKSLNNNVEKESERQVDGESTK, from the coding sequence ATGACAACGTGTCCGGTTCGAACGATTGCAAAGATTTATTCAGACGCCCTCGTGAACAAACCAAAAGAATTTTGGGATTATGACAACTTTACGCCGCAATATCAAGCGATCGAAAGCTACTGTCTCATTAGGAAATTAGGAAGAGGCAAGTATAGCGAAGTATTCGAAGCTCTCGACGAACTTAACAATGAAAAGGTGGTTATCAAAATCCTCAAACCGGTTAAAAAACGCAAAGTAAAACGGGAAATCAAAATTCTTGAAGAGTTACGTGGCGgaattaatattatcaaattgTACGGCGTTATTTCAATCAATTCGTTATACACCGGATTAATTTTCGAACAAGTTCACAACGTCGActttaaacatatttattttacacttTCCGAATTCGATACACGATTTTACCtttacgaattattaaaagcaTTAAATTTTTGTCACAGTAAAGGTATCATGCATCGTGATGTAAAACCCCACAACATAATTGTTGATCAATCTCAAcgtaaattaagattaatagattggggtttagccgaaTTTTATCACCCTGGACAAGAATACAACGTTCGTGTTGCTTCGAGATACTTTAAAGGACCCGAATTACTCGTTGAATATGGTTACTATGATTACTCCTTGGATATGTGGTCGTTGGGTTGTATGTTTGCTTCAATGATTTTTCGTAAAGAACCGTTTTTCAGTGGTAACGATAATTACGATCAATTGGTTCGTATTGTAAAGGTATTAGGAACCCAATTATTTTATCAATACatggaaaaatataatatttgtaTTAGTTCGCATTTTCAAGAGTTAATTGGTCAACATAATCGTAAAAAGTGGGAACGTTTTATCAAAACGGAAAATGAATATTTAGTAAGCGAGGATGCGTTGGATTTATTAGAGAATTTGTTGCGTTACGATCATATGGAACGTATTACGGCTAAGGATGCTCTTGAACATCGGTATTTTGCGCCAGTTGTTCGATATAACAAGACGAAATCGTTGAATAATAATGTTGAAAAGGAATCGGAGAGGCAGGTCGACGGTGAATCAACTAAATAA
- the LOC111427001 gene encoding odorant receptor 49b-like encodes MIESTFSYEEINKMDNHIHLKINLQCMYVVGAYDLKLKNKFLSFIYNRIYSKLVVGYLMCFVITQYMEILTNLSYGPFYVVSILGVSLLYSDTICKALVCGGPKIMKLIDQIKETETRILSYENNDLKEIYYDHVKWNYKADRLLIWVGGITVLPFYVSPILIQISDDYVKEYDGDGYEMRPLPFITWFPFNRFQYYPIAYLYHMLAGMAGGSLTVSTDILFVGLMTFAIGQIKILQYSFRNSRRLAENLAKNAGIPLEEAIVITIGYCVRMHKIIIKYIKTLDSAMRILMLFDFSVASLQMAMLGIQIVVVGFGWQQLFVLEYLSAMFVQLFLFYWHANEIILESIGIASAIWDSDWMNYTTSVKKSLMLVMMRAQKPLTLSVGPFYIMSTQTALSVSLQI; translated from the exons ATGATAGAATCAACATTCAGTTACgaggaaattaataaaatggataATCACAttcacttaaaaataaatttgcaatGTATGTACGTTGTGGGTGCTTacgatttaaaacttaaaaacaaatttttatcttttatctaTAACCGAATTTATTCAAAGCTGGTAGTGGGTTATTTGATGTGTTTTGTAATAACCCAATACATGGAGATTCTAACGAATTTAAGCTACGGCCCATTTTACGTCGTTTCGATACTAGGCGTCTCATTACTTTACTCAGATACGATTTGTAAAGCTTTAGTTTGTGGTGGGccgaaaataatgaaattaatcgatcaaattaaagagacaGAAACTCGAATTTTATCATACGAAAACAACgatttaaaggaaatttattaCGATCATGTTAAATGGAATTACAAAGCCGATAGATTATTAATATGGGTCGGTGGTATCACCGTTTTACCTTTTTATGTTTCTCcgattttaattcaaatttccGATGATTATGTAAAGGAGTATGATGGTGATGGTTACGAAATGAGACCTTTACCGTTTATAACTTGGTTCCCATTTAATCGATTTCAATATTATCCGATCGCTTATCTTTATCATATGTTAGCTGGGATGGCTGGTGGGAGTTTAACAGTTTCAACAGATATTCTCTTTGTTGGTTTGATGACTTTTGCTATTGgacaaatcaaaattttgcagTATTCGTTTAGAAATTCGAGACGATTGGCTGAAAACTTGGCGAAAAATGCTGGTATTCCGTTAGAAGAAGCTATCGTTATTACAATTGGATATTGTGTAAGAatgcataaaattataatcaa atATATTAAAACGTTGGATAGTGCAATGAGAATTTTAATGTTGTTCGATTTTTCTGTAGCATCACTTCAAATGGCTATGTTGGGAATACAAATTGTTGTT GTTGGATTTGGTTGGCAACAGCTATTCGTTTTAGAATATTTAAGCGCAATGTTTgtccaattatttttattttattggcaCGCCAACGAAATCATTCTCGAG AGTATCGGTATAGCTTCAGCTATTTGGGACAGCGATTGGATGAATTACACCACATCCGTAAAGAAGAGTTTGATGCTTGTTATGATGAGAGCGCAAAAACCACTTACTTTGAGCGTTGGTCCTTTTTATATTATGTCTACACAAACAGCTTTGTCGGTAAGCTTACAGATATAG
- the LOC111427103 gene encoding uncharacterized protein, whose protein sequence is MDVATCLRAHSNNESAEFQSCSSDSDGKSDLDEDYYQNLPPPIPGETLLSSSISINKSLMQESRPKLSSYSDILKSSPQEKSSDWTPIKKKRTKKKNETKNDKLSQSLSNLSLNEGRPQISTPIRNHQNEKLLLDTNKLSKIVREEVKKQFDELKSEYELKPKVEKKSVENVAKQNLVAAQSKLAKPVQNSSGSVRQGDGENVLVEKKKIRKILNYIDNVEQCMKAIVKSQDFKRKPEEHRRMQHCLESLRYAYVSLKQIQD, encoded by the exons ATGGATGTCGCAACTTGTCTTCGAGCACATAGCAACAATGAATCGGCTGAATTCCAGAGTTGCTCATCAGATTCTGACGGAAAAAGCGATTTAGATGAAGATTATTATCAGAATTTACCTCCGCCTATTCCCGGAGAAACTCTTTTATCCTCAtctatttcaattaataaatctttaatgcaag AATCCAGACCAAAACTATCATCTTACAGTGACATATTGAAGTCATCACCACAAGAAAAATCATCGGATTGGACTCCAATTAAGAAGAAAAgaacgaagaaaaaaaatgaaacgaaAAATGACAAATTATCTCAATCTCTTTCGAATCTTTCCCTTAACGAAGGACGtccccaaatttcaacgcCGATTCGTAATCATCAAAACGAGAAACTGTTGCTTGATACGAATAAGTTATCGAAAATAGTACGTGAGGAAGTAAAGAAGCAGTTTGATGAATTAAAATCGGAATACGAATTGAAGCCGAAAGTTGAGAAGAAATCGGTAGAAAATGTCGCAAAGCAAAATCTTGTTGCAGCTCAATCAAAACTTGCAAAACCGGTTCAAAATAGTAGTGGGAGTGTTCGTCAAGGCGATGGTGAGAACGTTTTAGTCGAGAAAAAGAAGATTAGGAAAATACTTAATTATATAGATAATGTAGAACAATGTATGAAGGCTATCGTGAAAAGTCAGGACTTTAAGAGAAAACCGGAAGAGCATAGAAGGATGCAGCATTGTTTAGAATCTTTAAGATATGCGTATGTAAGTTTAAAACAGATTCaagattaa